The following proteins are co-located in the Microcystis wesenbergii NRERC-220 genome:
- the crtB gene encoding cyanoexosortase B: MGISPSLSTVSHKNRQSWLIIGFLAVIYGPVIFHWYDGWLNKSISTEHEYFSHGLIGLPYAAYIVWQNRQKWQRLEDRSHPLGAFLLTLGAIFYLLGSSLWVSLSFPIILAGICLWLKGTEGFKLQGFPLLLTALATPNAIPYLIAPYTLPLQVFIAACSGFILQQAGLNVSVDGIYIAVEGRMVEVAPYCAGLKMLFTSLYVTLLLLHWTNTIENGRKTCFMLLSAFGISVGANIVRNALLAWFHGTGQEENFKLLHDSWGGDLYSVLMLLLIVLVFQIMQYREAAKKQSLAQEEGSQDD, translated from the coding sequence ATGGGTATTAGTCCTTCCTTGTCCACCGTCTCCCACAAAAATCGGCAATCTTGGCTGATTATCGGTTTCTTGGCGGTTATCTATGGTCCGGTGATCTTTCATTGGTACGATGGTTGGCTGAATAAATCGATCAGCACCGAACACGAATACTTTAGCCACGGCTTGATCGGCCTTCCCTACGCCGCCTATATTGTCTGGCAGAATCGCCAAAAATGGCAACGCCTCGAAGATCGCTCCCACCCCCTCGGAGCGTTTTTGTTGACCCTGGGAGCGATTTTTTATCTGCTCGGTTCCTCTCTTTGGGTTAGTCTGTCTTTCCCGATTATTTTAGCGGGAATCTGTCTCTGGTTAAAAGGAACGGAAGGTTTTAAATTACAGGGATTTCCCCTACTTTTAACAGCTTTAGCGACTCCTAATGCCATCCCCTACCTGATCGCTCCCTATACCCTACCCCTACAGGTTTTTATTGCCGCTTGCTCTGGTTTTATTCTCCAGCAAGCAGGCCTAAATGTCTCCGTTGACGGTATCTATATAGCGGTAGAAGGTCGGATGGTGGAAGTCGCTCCCTACTGTGCGGGGCTGAAAATGTTATTCACCAGTCTTTACGTCACGCTCCTGCTGCTCCATTGGACTAATACCATCGAAAACGGTCGTAAAACCTGCTTTATGCTTCTCAGTGCCTTTGGAATTAGTGTCGGGGCTAATATCGTTCGTAATGCGCTTTTAGCTTGGTTTCACGGCACAGGACAAGAGGAAAACTTTAAATTACTCCACGATAGCTGGGGGGGTGATTTATACTCCGTCTTGATGTTATTACTCATCGTTTTGGTCTTCCAAATTATGCAGTACCGCGAGGCGGCCAAGAAACAGTCCCTAGCTCAAGAGGAAGGTAGCCAGGATGATTAG
- a CDS encoding polysaccharide biosynthesis/export family protein yields the protein MLNKFLPVSLFRTRVIVLSGLSLTGFLWVIHSESLKAQGPLSIPQTQPGSGLEFLPPQPPNPTFPENTIPPTGYSPPVYSPNNSQSRQIKTYRLDIGDQISVSVTDFPEFNSAGPVDPDGNFLVPILGRIPVLGLTLDEVQTKIRLELGRKYLREEPEVIAVLTAARPVQLTILGEVQRPGFYTIAPNTSLAQVLLAAGGGTPRADLRSIVVRRVLVDGTVLEEKLDLYTPLVKGDRLPDLRLQGGDAVIVSKLEAGQETGYNRTLVARTTLTQQSITIRVLAPLLPSGIALRNVSIPSGSTFLDVVASLPVSDRLRINVNEVSLLRFDSAKGGIVSQTLSPIAAVRGDISQNVPLEDQDVIIVSRTLLGKIFAAFNIITQPIRDITSFTNTILNISNQFDNFQ from the coding sequence ATGCTCAACAAGTTTTTGCCAGTTAGTTTATTCAGAACCAGGGTCATAGTCTTATCAGGGTTGAGTCTGACAGGGTTCTTATGGGTAATTCACTCCGAGAGCCTCAAAGCCCAGGGTCCTTTGTCCATACCCCAGACTCAACCCGGATCTGGGTTAGAATTTTTACCCCCCCAACCGCCTAATCCCACCTTTCCTGAAAACACGATTCCCCCCACTGGCTACAGTCCACCGGTTTACTCTCCCAATAACTCCCAATCCCGACAAATTAAGACCTATAGACTCGATATCGGCGATCAAATTAGTGTCTCGGTTACCGATTTTCCCGAATTTAATTCCGCAGGTCCTGTGGATCCCGATGGTAATTTTCTGGTGCCGATTTTAGGGCGTATTCCTGTGCTGGGCCTGACTTTAGACGAAGTACAAACTAAAATCCGCCTGGAATTGGGGCGAAAATACCTGCGGGAGGAACCGGAAGTCATTGCGGTTTTAACCGCTGCCCGTCCCGTGCAGTTAACCATTCTGGGAGAGGTACAGCGACCGGGGTTTTATACTATTGCTCCTAATACTTCCCTAGCGCAGGTACTTTTGGCGGCGGGTGGTGGCACTCCCAGAGCCGATCTGCGTTCGATCGTTGTCCGTCGGGTTTTAGTCGATGGTACAGTATTAGAGGAGAAACTTGACCTTTATACTCCCTTAGTTAAAGGAGACCGCTTGCCAGATCTGCGTCTGCAAGGGGGCGATGCTGTGATTGTTTCCAAGTTAGAAGCGGGGCAAGAAACGGGATATAATCGCACCCTAGTGGCTAGAACCACCCTCACCCAGCAGAGTATCACGATCAGGGTTTTAGCTCCCTTACTTCCTTCGGGAATTGCCTTGAGAAATGTTTCGATTCCTAGTGGCAGTACCTTCCTCGATGTGGTGGCTAGTTTACCAGTTTCCGATCGCCTGCGGATTAATGTCAATGAAGTGTCCCTGCTACGTTTTGACAGTGCCAAAGGGGGAATTGTTAGTCAAACTTTGAGTCCGATCGCGGCAGTTAGGGGGGATATCTCCCAAAATGTTCCCTTAGAAGATCAAGACGTAATTATTGTCAGCCGCACCCTATTAGGGAAAATTTTCGCCGCTTTTAATATCATTACCCAACCCATCCGGGATATTACCAGTTTTACCAATACAATTCTCAACATTAGCAATCAATTCGATAACTTCCAATAA
- a CDS encoding molybdenum cofactor guanylyltransferase — MSDFPALTALILAGGQSSRMGRDKALLSFQGLSFLENICLIAQDCAVQVSVITPWPERYQLIIPQCCQIINEPLPTRGPLLAFALALTFVSTDWVLLLPCDLPLLTPPIIQAWSRLLDTVPENAIALVPRCSDRWEPLCAFYHRRCLASLQSYIQQGGTSFQKWLNVSVVEELIIDNSEILFNCNTPEDLEIIINSPDVGRKKT; from the coding sequence ATGAGTGATTTTCCCGCTTTAACGGCGTTAATTCTGGCTGGTGGTCAAAGTTCCCGTATGGGACGAGATAAAGCATTGTTATCTTTTCAGGGTCTCTCTTTTCTGGAGAATATCTGTTTAATTGCCCAAGATTGTGCCGTACAAGTGTCTGTGATTACGCCTTGGCCGGAACGTTACCAGCTGATCATTCCCCAATGCTGCCAGATAATTAACGAACCTCTCCCCACTAGGGGGCCTTTATTGGCCTTTGCCTTGGCATTAACTTTTGTATCAACCGATTGGGTTTTATTGCTCCCTTGCGATTTACCTTTACTAACGCCCCCAATTATTCAAGCATGGTCAAGATTATTAGACACTGTACCAGAAAATGCCATCGCTTTGGTTCCCCGGTGCAGCGATCGTTGGGAACCTCTCTGTGCTTTCTATCATCGTCGTTGTTTAGCATCTTTGCAGAGTTATATTCAGCAAGGGGGAACTTCTTTTCAAAAATGGTTAAATGTGTCTGTGGTGGAGGAATTAATCATCGATAATTCCGAGATTTTATTTAACTGTAATACCCCAGAAGATTTAGAGATAATAATAAACTCCCCAGATGTTGGCCGTAAGAAAACCTAG
- a CDS encoding cyanoexosortase B system-associated protein — protein MISQKIPAEVSLVLDKVKKKLPGNYLLLLCLLLVLILGGILPNLISGQWSWVDQPRIGNIQKMKIIQKSGIELSDLKTINQSQGQIGEGEWSVQVVESPDGKRITVLLKPQVYYKNQPAVEWSDINAIGHWNQGEITELRIPTQSGGKATARFYRAWKQNTFAVVQWYAWLGGGHYDPSVWYWLDQWAQLKRQRVPWIAVSLFIPLEPTKKLQTLTPFALSVAGEVQSYLEQNVLSQLTFLPQTKKEK, from the coding sequence ATGATTAGTCAAAAAATTCCAGCCGAGGTAAGTTTAGTGTTAGATAAAGTCAAAAAAAAGCTCCCGGGTAATTATTTACTGCTGTTGTGCTTACTGCTGGTCTTGATTTTAGGCGGTATCTTGCCCAATTTAATTTCTGGCCAGTGGTCTTGGGTGGATCAACCGAGAATCGGTAATATTCAGAAAATGAAGATCATCCAAAAATCGGGAATCGAGTTGTCTGACCTGAAAACGATCAACCAGAGCCAAGGGCAAATCGGTGAGGGAGAATGGTCGGTACAAGTGGTGGAAAGTCCTGATGGCAAGAGGATCACCGTGCTTTTAAAGCCACAGGTTTACTATAAAAATCAACCAGCAGTAGAATGGTCAGATATCAATGCGATTGGTCATTGGAATCAGGGGGAAATAACCGAGCTAAGAATTCCCACCCAGTCGGGGGGAAAGGCCACGGCTCGATTCTATCGTGCCTGGAAACAAAACACTTTTGCCGTGGTGCAGTGGTATGCTTGGCTAGGTGGTGGTCATTACGATCCCTCTGTGTGGTATTGGCTTGACCAATGGGCGCAATTAAAAAGACAAAGAGTACCCTGGATAGCCGTTTCCTTGTTTATTCCTTTAGAACCGACGAAAAAACTGCAAACTCTCACTCCCTTTGCTCTCAGTGTCGCCGGAGAAGTGCAAAGTTACTTAGAACAAAATGTCTTAAGTCAATTAACTTTTCTCCCTCAGACCAAAAAAGAAAAGTAA
- a CDS encoding GumC family protein, with product MALPIVERFLISLNQNKFVGIFVFFVCLGGSVGFALLPDPEKPPTFYRAVGQLAYRVPPPAFTSTGTQLQQAGRTIDLDLLLSPRVLISTAEKLQFNQEQIIKVRDRDLKITFPGEAEGKNNSNQPQEILLELTSDSKPRAELILETLMKEMVEYSRWLNTSQLRARVEALSVRLNEVQKDLTRAEEKFYRYISTQGSDLLAIQDGSLFAAITSSQQQQREIRLQLQGIQGQINSLSKQLDLTPDQAYTSSALSADPIIASIRAQILDTEAQLDRLQKDLRPEHPTVVKLRKQQEVNESLLQKRAAEVIGKDGILTDLPSSRIRQQSNLDATRQQLAVQLVALQTQREGLMKQLESLVTQEKQLRSQYEKFPDKQLQQARLTQAVAFQRGIYENILNALVDAQAAEAETVGSLTIAQPPVAQPIQQVFHRKDRLLILLAGAGLGTLAGLGTILLLAVIDDRLHSTQELREALVSRDILLLGQLPIIRNLEGEEIEPILADANANYLPYYERLRSTLRRIGGGEKVKVVIVTSITGGEGKTATAYNLAIAGGLAGRRTLLIEGDLRNPSKAEEIGVTPDPNSFEEPLLYYGAKSKSIRLASNIENLSILPSPGPHKQAAALIESSELQLILKDSRGRFDLVIVDTPSLSSCNDALLLEELADGIILVTRQAITRSSLLSEAINQLTEAEVKILGAVINYVDITPTLNTAQPVPPVIVTPPQEKTETKEVKVEV from the coding sequence ATGGCTCTACCAATTGTTGAACGATTTCTCATCTCGCTAAATCAAAACAAATTTGTGGGAATATTCGTATTCTTCGTCTGTTTAGGCGGTTCTGTGGGCTTTGCTCTTCTACCTGATCCTGAGAAACCCCCCACCTTTTATCGTGCCGTGGGACAATTAGCCTACCGGGTGCCGCCGCCAGCTTTTACCAGTACAGGAACCCAACTGCAACAAGCGGGACGAACCATCGATCTCGATTTACTGCTGTCTCCCCGGGTGTTGATCAGTACCGCCGAAAAATTGCAATTTAATCAAGAACAGATCATTAAAGTTCGCGATCGAGATTTAAAAATTACCTTCCCCGGTGAAGCGGAGGGAAAAAATAATAGCAATCAACCCCAAGAGATACTTTTAGAGTTAACGTCCGATTCCAAACCCAGGGCGGAGTTAATTCTCGAAACCTTGATGAAGGAAATGGTGGAATACAGTCGCTGGCTTAATACTTCCCAGTTACGCGCCCGCGTAGAAGCTCTCAGTGTCCGACTTAACGAAGTCCAAAAAGATTTAACCAGAGCCGAAGAAAAGTTTTATCGCTACATTAGTACCCAGGGTTCAGATTTATTGGCGATTCAAGATGGGAGTTTATTCGCCGCTATCACCAGCAGTCAACAGCAACAGCGAGAAATTCGCCTACAACTGCAAGGTATTCAAGGACAAATTAATAGTCTGAGTAAACAACTCGATTTAACCCCCGATCAAGCTTACACCTCCTCGGCCCTTAGTGCCGACCCGATTATTGCCAGTATCCGAGCGCAGATCTTGGACACGGAAGCCCAATTGGATCGACTACAGAAGGATTTACGTCCCGAACATCCCACCGTCGTTAAATTACGCAAACAACAGGAAGTTAACGAATCTCTCTTACAAAAAAGAGCCGCCGAGGTGATCGGAAAAGATGGCATCCTGACTGATCTTCCCAGCAGTCGCATCCGTCAGCAAAGTAATCTCGATGCCACCCGTCAACAACTAGCGGTTCAATTAGTCGCCCTGCAAACCCAGCGCGAGGGTTTAATGAAACAATTAGAATCCTTAGTGACTCAGGAAAAGCAATTACGCTCCCAATACGAGAAATTCCCCGATAAACAGCTACAGCAAGCTCGTTTAACCCAAGCCGTCGCCTTTCAACGGGGTATCTACGAGAATATTCTCAATGCTCTGGTGGATGCTCAGGCCGCAGAAGCGGAAACTGTGGGTAGTCTCACCATCGCCCAACCGCCGGTAGCTCAACCGATCCAACAGGTGTTTCACCGCAAAGATCGTCTCTTGATTCTCTTGGCGGGGGCTGGTTTGGGAACTTTAGCCGGATTGGGTACGATTCTCCTGTTAGCAGTGATCGATGATCGCCTGCACAGTACCCAAGAATTGCGGGAAGCTTTGGTCAGTCGGGATATCCTGCTCTTGGGACAATTGCCAATTATCCGGAATTTAGAGGGCGAGGAAATCGAGCCGATTCTCGCCGATGCTAATGCCAATTATCTCCCCTACTACGAACGTTTACGCAGTACCCTGCGACGTATTGGCGGCGGCGAAAAGGTGAAAGTGGTTATTGTCACCAGCATTACTGGCGGAGAAGGTAAAACCGCCACTGCCTATAATCTGGCGATCGCTGGTGGTTTGGCGGGCCGACGGACTCTGTTAATAGAAGGAGATCTGAGAAATCCTTCTAAGGCCGAAGAAATCGGAGTCACTCCCGATCCTAATTCTTTCGAAGAACCCCTACTTTACTACGGGGCAAAAAGTAAATCGATCCGGCTGGCCTCAAATATTGAAAACCTTTCCATTTTGCCTAGTCCCGGTCCGCACAAACAAGCGGCAGCTCTGATTGAATCGAGTGAATTACAATTAATTCTCAAAGATTCTCGCGGCCGTTTCGATCTGGTGATTGTTGATACTCCTTCTCTGTCTAGCTGTAATGATGCGCTTCTTTTAGAGGAACTAGCGGACGGGATTATTCTGGTAACGCGCCAGGCGATAACTCGTTCTAGTCTCTTGAGTGAAGCAATTAACCAGTTAACAGAAGCGGAAGTGAAAATTTTAGGGGCGGTGATTAACTACGTCGATATTACACCGACTCTCAACACCGCCCAACCAGTGCCACCTGTGATAGTTACCCCACCACAAGAAAAAACAGAGACAAAGGAAGTGAAAGTGGAGGTGTAA
- a CDS encoding DegT/DnrJ/EryC1/StrS family aminotransferase: protein MNSNLIKVPFVDLTWQNQPLQAKITEAIQTVIDQGDFVLGQALAEFETAFAQACGVEYAVGVASGTAALALALQAYGIGAGDEVLVPANTFVATLMGVIQAGAKPVLVDCHLDTALIDLSAAAQSITPNTRAILPVHLYGQMVSPQQLQDFARSYNLIIFEDAAQAHLASREGYRAGSVGVAAGFSFYPSKNLGAFGNGGMLVSNDPEISQKARSLRNYGAPSKYFHTAIGTNSRLDSIQAAILNVKLPHLEGWNRYRQRAARQYDQLLAPLADQGILPIRDETETGHVYHLYVIRILAHCPVDRQQLQKQLAAVGIQTGIHYPIPCHLQPAYRYLGYQQGDFPHAEILCEEIVSLPMYPGISEEQIEIVVEQITAIIG from the coding sequence ATGAATTCCAATTTAATCAAAGTTCCCTTTGTCGATTTAACTTGGCAAAATCAGCCCCTACAAGCAAAAATTACCGAGGCAATCCAAACAGTTATCGACCAGGGAGATTTTGTTTTAGGCCAAGCTTTAGCCGAATTTGAAACCGCCTTCGCCCAAGCTTGCGGAGTCGAGTATGCTGTGGGAGTAGCTTCTGGCACTGCCGCTCTTGCCCTTGCTTTACAAGCTTACGGCATCGGTGCCGGGGATGAAGTGCTAGTCCCCGCTAATACCTTTGTCGCTACCCTCATGGGTGTTATACAAGCGGGAGCCAAACCGGTTTTAGTTGATTGTCACCTCGATACGGCCTTAATTGACCTCTCGGCGGCCGCCCAAAGCATTACCCCCAACACCCGCGCCATTCTCCCCGTACACCTGTACGGACAGATGGTATCACCCCAACAATTACAGGATTTTGCCCGCAGCTATAATCTGATTATCTTTGAAGATGCGGCCCAGGCCCATTTAGCCAGTAGAGAAGGTTATCGCGCCGGCAGCGTCGGTGTGGCGGCGGGGTTTAGTTTTTATCCCAGTAAAAATTTGGGTGCTTTTGGCAATGGCGGAATGTTAGTGAGCAATGATCCCGAAATTAGCCAAAAAGCCCGCAGTTTAAGAAATTATGGCGCACCGAGCAAGTATTTCCACACCGCTATCGGCACTAATAGCCGTTTAGATAGCATACAAGCCGCCATTTTAAACGTTAAATTACCCCATCTGGAAGGCTGGAATCGGTACCGTCAGCGAGCGGCAAGACAATATGATCAGCTTTTGGCCCCTTTAGCCGATCAAGGTATTTTACCCATAAGAGACGAAACCGAGACTGGTCATGTTTATCATCTCTATGTTATTCGCATCCTCGCCCATTGTCCCGTTGATCGCCAACAACTACAAAAACAATTAGCTGCCGTCGGTATTCAAACTGGTATTCATTATCCGATTCCTTGTCATCTGCAACCGGCCTATCGCTACCTGGGTTATCAACAGGGAGACTTTCCTCATGCAGAGATTCTCTGTGAAGAAATTGTCTCTCTCCCTATGTACCCCGGTATCAGCGAGGAGCAGATTGAAATCGTGGTTGAACAGATCACTGCGATCATCGGGTAA
- a CDS encoding DUF3370 domain-containing protein yields the protein MLSFLPTILLAQSASVLPQIERKLITQYQEVRQLPGQLNDVLVFNSNSPEVVEKEGILLSTFPGKGKRYPIAHLNHPLQGRFDVFTHHIARQTDPNRNLHQGLIVTNPTSKNLVIRILQGVSYVTSADAPFVDLPSLVEDPNGRVFSGPGSRLASDIMRRRHDTQFPTQIVIPPGESRMLFDLVIPRSSARSTLLRLYSDGPVYMANLALYEVPQKVKIEDREIETFRPPTLEEWRTLLVRGDLAAPRDFPPTPPDQWSPGRRNFYGRVAGISVGSEWATRIVDPKGGINLTIPQPGQAFAYPLSTVTAATFGTRQIQSAPMLVRYPDTAFKAHGNYGVHYYLTLPLYNNTSKTQVVALSIQTPIKEDNYLDRLLFVEPVQGQVFFRGAVRVTYRNALGRTEERFFHLVQREGQQGEALVQIELPPGARRDVNLDFLYPPDATPPQVLSVKTLE from the coding sequence ATGCTTTCTTTCTTACCCACTATTCTTTTAGCTCAGTCCGCCTCGGTTCTGCCCCAGATAGAGAGGAAATTAATCACCCAATATCAGGAAGTGCGTCAGTTGCCCGGTCAACTAAATGACGTTCTAGTTTTTAATAGCAATAGTCCCGAAGTGGTAGAAAAAGAGGGAATTCTCCTCTCCACTTTCCCCGGTAAAGGAAAACGTTATCCCATAGCTCATCTCAATCACCCCCTACAAGGACGTTTTGACGTTTTCACCCACCACATCGCCCGTCAAACCGATCCCAATCGCAACCTACACCAGGGACTGATCGTTACTAATCCCACCTCCAAAAACCTCGTTATCCGCATCCTGCAAGGAGTCAGTTACGTCACCTCCGCCGATGCCCCTTTTGTCGATTTACCCTCTCTGGTGGAAGATCCCAACGGCCGGGTTTTTTCCGGTCCCGGTTCCCGTTTAGCCAGCGATATCATGCGTCGTCGCCATGATACCCAATTTCCCACCCAGATCGTCATTCCCCCCGGCGAAAGTCGGATGCTATTCGATCTGGTTATCCCCAGAAGTAGCGCCCGCTCGACTCTCCTCCGTCTCTACAGCGATGGACCGGTCTATATGGCTAATTTAGCCCTCTACGAAGTTCCCCAAAAAGTCAAAATCGAAGATCGGGAAATAGAAACCTTTCGTCCCCCTACCCTAGAGGAATGGCGTACCCTATTAGTTAGAGGTGATTTGGCCGCCCCTCGCGATTTTCCCCCCACTCCCCCCGATCAATGGTCCCCCGGAAGAAGAAATTTTTATGGTCGCGTGGCCGGAATTTCTGTCGGTTCGGAATGGGCAACCCGCATTGTCGATCCCAAAGGGGGAATTAATCTCACCATTCCTCAACCCGGTCAAGCTTTTGCCTATCCTTTAAGTACGGTGACAGCAGCTACTTTCGGAACCAGACAAATTCAAAGCGCCCCCATGTTAGTGCGTTATCCCGATACGGCTTTCAAAGCTCACGGTAACTACGGTGTTCACTACTATCTGACTTTACCTCTATATAACAACACTAGCAAGACGCAGGTGGTGGCTTTGAGTATTCAAACCCCCATCAAAGAAGACAATTATCTCGATCGCTTGCTATTTGTTGAACCCGTCCAGGGACAGGTATTTTTCCGGGGGGCGGTACGCGTTACCTATCGTAACGCCCTGGGACGCACCGAGGAACGTTTTTTCCATCTCGTTCAACGGGAAGGACAACAGGGAGAAGCTTTAGTACAGATAGAACTTCCCCCCGGCGCCCGACGCGACGTTAATCTCGATTTTCTCTATCCCCCCGATGCCACCCCTCCCCAAGTTTTGAGCGTTAAAACTTTGGAATAG
- a CDS encoding family 10 glycosylhydrolase has protein sequence MLKKVNCLRSLSCFLATILWSSPLGINSSLAVNDNCQLSESEIQQQENLRQTSPQEYNILLQKYAEQLRFCRSRHWLQEQAIWLRLYSCDTRPGSIESILDRIVAKGYNTVYLEVFADGQVLLPPNNNPTVWDSVIKNPGAGNVDLLAEAIEQGHKRGLKVYAWLFSLNFGYAYSLKPDRQEVLARNGKGQDSTSFVDDRSQTFVDPYSNQARQDYLILLEAILQRRPDGVLFDYIRYPRGTGVDSVADDVKDLWIFSPASRQALINRGLNNKGKFLIDRYLTRGQISPNDIVEADRLYPQETAPLWQGRIPLEEEMKQSVQSRFNRLKLELWFLAVAHAAQGVIDYISYFSALVERQGIPAGAVFFPDGNRLVGNQGFDSRLQAWDSFPASLEWHPMSYANCNDSTCVVNQIKRVVASRGNQTPVIPALAGLWGQTYNNRPSLEVQMEAIRLAFPTIDSISHFAFSWQEPQFDRARRFC, from the coding sequence ATGTTAAAGAAAGTTAATTGTCTGCGCTCGCTATCTTGTTTCCTCGCTACAATCCTCTGGAGTAGTCCTCTAGGAATTAACTCTAGCCTCGCTGTCAATGATAATTGTCAACTGTCCGAATCAGAAATCCAACAACAAGAAAATCTGCGTCAAACTTCGCCCCAAGAATATAACATTTTATTGCAGAAATATGCTGAACAATTGCGCTTTTGTCGTTCCCGACACTGGTTACAGGAACAGGCGATCTGGTTACGTCTCTACTCCTGTGATACCCGCCCCGGCTCGATCGAAAGTATCCTCGATCGCATCGTGGCCAAAGGTTATAATACAGTTTATCTGGAAGTTTTTGCCGATGGTCAAGTCTTATTACCCCCTAACAATAATCCCACCGTTTGGGATAGCGTCATTAAAAATCCCGGTGCCGGAAATGTGGATTTATTAGCAGAAGCGATCGAACAGGGACATAAACGCGGTTTAAAGGTGTACGCTTGGTTATTTAGCCTCAATTTTGGCTATGCTTATAGCTTAAAACCCGATCGACAGGAGGTGTTGGCACGCAATGGTAAAGGACAGGATAGCACCTCTTTTGTCGATGATCGATCCCAAACTTTTGTCGATCCCTACAGTAATCAAGCGCGACAGGATTATTTAATTCTCCTAGAAGCCATTTTACAACGTCGTCCCGATGGAGTTTTATTTGATTATATTCGCTATCCCAGAGGAACGGGAGTCGATTCCGTTGCTGATGATGTCAAAGATTTATGGATTTTTAGTCCGGCATCCCGACAAGCTTTAATTAATCGAGGATTGAATAATAAGGGCAAATTTTTAATCGATCGCTATCTGACTCGTGGCCAAATTTCCCCTAATGATATCGTCGAAGCCGATCGTCTTTATCCCCAAGAAACTGCCCCTCTTTGGCAAGGAAGAATACCTTTAGAGGAGGAGATGAAACAATCAGTTCAAAGTCGTTTTAATCGCCTCAAATTAGAACTTTGGTTCCTAGCAGTTGCCCATGCTGCCCAGGGTGTCATTGATTATATTAGTTATTTTTCTGCCCTAGTGGAACGGCAGGGAATCCCCGCCGGGGCGGTGTTTTTTCCCGATGGTAATCGTCTTGTGGGTAATCAAGGTTTTGATTCCCGTTTACAAGCTTGGGATAGTTTTCCCGCTTCCCTAGAATGGCATCCCATGTCCTACGCTAATTGTAACGATAGTACCTGTGTAGTTAATCAGATCAAAAGAGTAGTGGCAAGCAGGGGAAATCAAACTCCTGTTATCCCAGCTTTAGCCGGTTTATGGGGACAAACCTATAACAATCGTCCCTCCTTAGAAGTGCAAATGGAAGCGATTCGCCTAGCTTTTCCCACCATAGATAGTATCAGTCATTTCGCTTTTTCTTGGCAAGAACCACAATTCGATCGAGCCAGAAGATTTTGTTAA